The Diaminobutyricimonas aerilata nucleotide sequence TGTGCGCGACCTGCGCGCGAAGGCGCCCGCGGGGTCCGCCGTGCTCGGCCTGCGCGGCGGCGTCGCGCGGCTCGTCGACGAGCTCGTCGCCGACCTGCGGCTCGCGGGGGCGACGCTGCGCACCCGCGCGCATGTCGAGTCCGTCGGCCCCGACGTGGTGGTGGTCGACGGCGAGCGGATGCCCGGTCGCGTGCTCGTCGCGGCGGCCGGCTTCACCGGCGACGACGCGGCGACTCCCACGACCGTCACCGTCGTGACCCTCGTCGTGCAGCAGTCCGCGCTCGACACGGCACCGCGGGGTACGGGCGTGCTCGTCGCCCAGGGCGCCCCCGGCGTGCGCGCGCGAGCGCTCACCCATGTCACCGCGAAGTGGCCGTGGCTCGCGGAACGCGCGGGTGGCCGCCACGTGCTGCGCCTGTCGTACGACCGGGTCGGCGACGACTGGCGCGAGGTGGCCCGCGCCGACGCGGCGGTGCTGCTCGGCGTCGAACTGCCAACCGGCGCCGTGATCGATGCGGCGCGGGTGGAGTGGACCCGCCGTGGGGCCGCCGACGCCCTCGACGGCGTCGCCGGGGTGGGGGAGTGGACGGCCGGCACCGGACTCGCCGCGGTCGTGCGACAAGCCCGGGAGCAGGCTGGGAGGATGCTGCACGGCCCCGATGTGCCCTGAGGGGGCGTGACAGTGTGGGGGCACAACGAACGGAGGAACGATGCGAGGCAAGATCCTGCTCCTCACCGGTCTCGCGGTGGGATACGTCTTCGGCGCCAAGGCCGGACGTGAGAAGTACAACCAGCTCAAGGACAGTGCCGAGCGGCTCTGGAACGACCCGCGCGTGAAGCAGCGCGTCGACCAGGTCGAGGACTTCGTCAAGGAGAAGGCTCCCGAGGTCGCCGGTTTCGTCACCGACAACGCGAAGAAGGTCACCGGCAATAAGCCGTCGGGCTCGAGCTCCTCGTCGAGCACCGGCTCCACCGCGTCGACCGGCTCGTCGACCGCTTCGGACTCGTCGACCGGCTCGACCGGACCG carries:
- a CDS encoding protoporphyrinogen/coproporphyrinogen oxidase, whose translation is MSDEASAAERPANVIVVGGGVAGLVAARDLARAGVRVTVLESSERFGGQLQRHTVGGIELDAGAEAFATRGGTVQALAEELGLADAVVAPSDAGAWLQRSSGDAVPLPATSILGIPGTPLASDVIRVIGWWSALRAFADALLPSVVGAKKTTLGEFVRVRMGRAVVDELVAPVARGVHSAQPDELELDRVAPGVRIALLREGSLARGVRDLRAKAPAGSAVLGLRGGVARLVDELVADLRLAGATLRTRAHVESVGPDVVVVDGERMPGRVLVAAAGFTGDDAATPTTVTVVTLVVQQSALDTAPRGTGVLVAQGAPGVRARALTHVTAKWPWLAERAGGRHVLRLSYDRVGDDWREVARADAAVLLGVELPTGAVIDAARVEWTRRGAADALDGVAGVGEWTAGTGLAAVVRQAREQAGRMLHGPDVP